A window of uncultured Draconibacterium sp. contains these coding sequences:
- a CDS encoding rhodanese-like domain-containing protein gives MKKFVFYTLLLAFVAAFSFTGCKYDDECDCSGSEPLAYETLTTYLKSVDMDLDKVLTNAAGQKFVMAAPADGNLSGKYIIDIRSAEAFASGHIEGAHNVAFTNILTEANNADKPILVVCFTGQTACYATSLLRLYGFEDAQALKWGMSGWNPNFDSWTANCKDLTTSSNWTTSSATPGVFDAPEWTSTSTNGADILKERVEAVVAAGFKTAKNTDVLDNSSDYYVNNFFSEAHYTGFGHVAGAYRISPLLIDNCINLDPSGKIVTYCYTGQTSAVITAYLNVLGFDAYSLTFGINGMSTSNPFWTAGDGVTNHWGFDSKAKDLPVVTN, from the coding sequence ATGAAAAAGTTTGTTTTTTACACTTTATTACTTGCATTTGTTGCAGCATTTTCTTTTACCGGATGTAAATACGATGACGAATGCGACTGCTCAGGCTCTGAACCATTGGCATACGAAACCCTCACTACCTATCTAAAATCTGTCGATATGGATTTGGACAAAGTACTAACAAACGCCGCGGGTCAGAAATTTGTTATGGCTGCACCTGCCGATGGCAACCTGAGTGGGAAATATATCATCGATATCCGTTCGGCTGAGGCATTTGCTTCGGGACACATTGAAGGTGCACACAATGTAGCATTTACAAATATTTTAACAGAAGCCAACAATGCCGATAAACCAATTCTTGTTGTATGTTTTACCGGACAAACAGCTTGTTACGCTACTTCTTTACTTCGTCTTTATGGTTTTGAAGATGCGCAGGCATTAAAATGGGGAATGAGTGGCTGGAATCCAAATTTCGACAGCTGGACTGCCAACTGCAAAGACCTTACTACTTCAAGCAACTGGACAACATCGTCGGCTACTCCCGGTGTATTTGATGCTCCTGAGTGGACAAGTACCAGCACCAACGGAGCTGATATTTTGAAAGAAAGAGTGGAAGCTGTTGTTGCTGCAGGATTTAAAACAGCAAAAAACACCGACGTACTTGATAATTCGAGCGACTATTACGTAAACAACTTCTTTTCTGAAGCACATTACACTGGTTTCGGTCATGTTGCCGGTGCATACCGTATTAGCCCGCTTTTAATTGACAACTGTATCAATTTAGATCCAAGTGGAAAAATTGTAACCTACTGTTATACAGGTCAAACATCGGCAGTAATTACCGCCTACCTTAATGTATTGGGTTTTGATGCATACAGTTTAACTTTTGGAATTAACGGTATGAGTACTTCAAATCCATTCTGGACTGCTGGTGACGGAGTAACAAATCATTGGGGTTTTGATTCGAAAGCAAAAGATCTTCCTGTGGTAACTAACTAA